The nucleotide window AAGATACACTAAACCGGGCACAGGATTTGAAAATTCACACCTTAATGTCCCACATCACCAAGTAGCTGAAAGGGGGCATCAGAGGATTTGCTTACCTTCTATTGAACCTGTCACTTGCCTATTGTTCAAAGGTTGGTTAACCATTAGGGTCTCCTTTATACCACCAGCAATCTGtttcttgttatttgttttttgttattgtaataaaaaaagaaaacttgctttATCTGCAAAGTTTATTTCACAGAGCACACATATAAATGCAGGTGTAACAGTGTTCCAACATGTGACATTGGTGCAGAAAAATACCAGAAATTCATTTGTTACGATGATTGTCTCTGCCTTCTATATGAAAGAGCTCCTGTATAAAAATAGTTTTCGAATCTAAGGCACCAAGCTCTAATCTATAACAATGGTACAGTACTCTGAATGGCAAAGAGCTAAGGAATCAGAAAGAAGGCCTTTCTTTTGCTAATCCAAGGCTGGTGGCTAGAAAGGAACATGGACTTGCTTCAAACTCCTTTATGATTCACCAGAAAACTATTAGCAGTAGGACAACTGCTGTGCATTCAAGTTTTAGTCAAGGGCGTGTATTAAGCAGAATTTGACGGATGTCAGGAAACCTATcccgtgtgtgtatgtgcgtacAAATGTGTGTATGCAaatgcgtgtgcacgtgtgtacgTGTGCGTCCATGTGTGCACACCTCTCTATCGTGGGGCCCAAAGAATGGCACTATTCCTGTGTTCACTTGCAGCCAGCAGCTAGAGAAAGGCAAGCAAATCGGCTCCACATGCCAAGGCCGAGTGTGCActgcagggcagggctggcaAGCACAAGGACAAATAGATGGCACACTGTGAACTGGGGAAATGGCACGTGCCCCACCAGACAACAGCCAGGTACTGCTTTAGGTACAATCAAAACACTATGCATGTTTGAAAATAAACCCCAAAGTGCACTTCAAAAGGTGATGGTGATGAGCACAAAGGGTGCTACAACTGTCCCAAGATCACACTTTCCAACACTCCTAGCCTGTGGGGGTGTCAGGGCCTGTGCGCTCAGGTGATGGCACAGTTGAACACATGTATACCTAATGGTTAACATGTAACTTAACAGTATTTTGCAGCCTCGCCTTTGTCTATTAGAGACAATCCAGCAAAGCTCTTGTGAGCAATCCTGAGTCCCTCACACACCCTATGTGTCCTCTATGAGATTGAATGTCAGCTTTGAATTGCTAAAGTGACATAGCTGTTAAACAGAATAAGCATTATTTTAAGAGAGGAAATTACTCCTTGGTTTACAAGCTCAAGAGTCACCACTTCATAAAGGCACCCTTGATGTGCACTCACACACCCTGGCTGGAAAACAAGAACGAGACAGTGGAAGTAtttacaggaaaacaaaaatgactttttaCTCAGAATCCTTGCTGTGGGCAAGAGTCAAGATGGTATGTGCATCTTCTGAGATACATGTTAAGGTGTCTGTCtgatgttttccctttttttgatGATCATTTTCTTGGCCAGGTTCAAATTAGAGGCAGAAAGACTAGGGGAGATGGGACTAGAAGTGGAGATCCACAGCAGATGATCAATTCTCTTCTGGGCTGTGCGAAGTTTACATATCTgaccagagggaaaaagaaaaagaacagtgaagATGCTGGTCTCACTGCCACTGGGCGCCAGCCTCTCTTCATGGTAGGTGCGGGACCTTTGGAAACCCCCTCCCCAACCCAACGCAGCTGACACACTGGTGCCCTCAGAACCCCAGCCGCCAAACAGGCCCAAGCTGTCTCTCAATTTTGAAGAAAGCttcctaaaggaaagaaaagcaaaggtctTCTGGCTTCAGAAAGTCAGATGGAGAGACTAAATCTAAAAGTATCATGAATCATGTGTCCTAAACAATTATCTGCCTGCCGTAAAGCAGCTGATGGATCAGAGGGGCTGACAAGAACTGACTTTGTGTATCTAGTAGGAAATGCAGGGTGTCAAAACTAGAATCAAGTCATTTGTTCTCAAAACCAACTTAAATGGAAGACTCTTTGATATGAAGGTAGCCTTTAGACCCACCACCATCTCCCTACTTGCCTCAAAGTTACAGGATGCCAAGAAGGCCCTGCAAGAGCCAGAAGCAGGAGGGTTCGTGGCCAACTGCCTTTCAAGCAAGGTGAAAATAGGAGGAGGCCTTACCCGGTGGAGCAGgaacagatttgtttttcttgtcgTCTAAAGGCAACTGGGGACTCTGGTGGAATGTCATGGAACCTTTCAGATGGTATTTTCGGCTATCAGGAGGGATACTGGACATAAGGGGCTCTGCCTCATTTCTGATGTCAATAATCTTGTCACAGATCCACTCCTGTGCCTCTGGATATAAACTCTTGGAAGGTCCCACGGTGTTACAGTTTTCACTTGCCTTTCTGGTTTTTGCTGCACGGCTGGTCATTCTTTTGGTGGACGATCTGGAAAGAAAGGCTTGTGTTAGAATCCTGACTAACCACAGACCAAAGTTTTGTCCCAAATAAAGCTTTCTCCTTTAATTAACTTCTAAGAGAGATCTTGGAAGTAACTTATCCTTCAGAATCCTAGTATGGAAAGGCTGGAAGGGACCCTGGAGATCACAGAACACACTGGTTTCCAAATTGTGTCCTACAAAGTCCCAGGGTTCAGCGAACACTAAGCAGGGCTAGGAGCAGCTAAGCACGCAGGGCTCCAGAAGCCCTGTTGCCCACTTCATGCTGACATGGGATGCCACCAGAACAGTCAACTGAGGATGAATGTGGCTTTCCTAGCTCCGGTGCTCAGCTCAGCCCATCACTGTGCTTCTCAGCCCATTGTGTTCCAGTGGGCTTTGTAGGTTTGTGTCTTTTTAGGCAATCCCCAGGGAGAATTCCTAAGAATCTACCCACTCTTCAAACCTAACTTCTGATTCTCAGTTTCACTATATATAAAATGACATCTGTACTGAAGTCAGACTTGcaattattagaattaaaataaataggcaaCATAAAACACCTGGTATGCAGCAGTCACTCAATGTCCCCCCTTTCTGGATTTTATGAGCAGATGCTAACCACTGTGCACAAAAGCACAGCTTAGAGCCAGATGTACCTGGTTTGAATGTGGGCTCTGCCCTTTCACAATGGGATGTTGGGCAAATAAGGCCCTTAAtctctccgtgcctcagtttcctcgtctgtaaaagtGAAGTTGATAGCCCTTACCTAGCAAGGCTGCTGTGGGGATTGGTTTATTTCTGGAAGTACTTGACCCAGTGCTTGGTACAAACTAAGAGCTCAGTCAATAATCGTGTATGACTCCCACCAAATTTATTCTGATAAGCTCGCTGAGCAACTCACCTGGTACCCTTCGCCTGAGCCAAAGGGTCTTTCGCACTTTTTTGTCTGAAGGTTTTCATGTcgtcattaaaaaatgtttttgtctcTCTATGGACTTGGCCAGAAGTGGCATCTAAAAACACCAGCTTGGGAGTGTTcttcttcatgtttttaaaatgtgttttgagtTTTGTGGATGAATCCATGCCATTTATAAAGGcttggaaaacaaaaggaagaagattAAAACTGGAGTTTTGACAACGGAGACAACAGAAGGTGAAGGCTGTGATTGTGGTAGGCCAGGGCACAGCCAGCTGCCTCAAGGCAGGGAGGGCCATGCAGTGGGATTATGGGGTGCAAGGTGCTGCCCGGTGCACATGCCTCCTCTGGTCTCAAAGCACAAAGGGGCCATCTCTAAGGAACCTGACCTCTTTCCTCTGCCAGGCAAAAGTGGTAGGCCAGAAGGCAGCGGGCAACAGGCAGCAAGCTTCTTACCCCTCCTCCTGACTACCCACCTGTCCAATCCCACCTCTTATTTTAGCCTCAATCCCAGTGCTATCTCCTACCTTCACCTTTCCTCAGGGCCTGAAGCAGACCCTACACCTAGCCCTGCTCCTACTGCTCTGTTCTCACTGCATTTGGGCCAACCAGCTTGTGGCAGTATCACTGTTTGCTCCTCTGTTTCCCCAAGGCCTCCCTTGAGGGTATGCTTCCTCCTTTCTGTATCTCTGCTAcccctacagagagcctgacttgcGTATTCATATCCATTTGTGGGATAAAGAGTGGACAACAGTGTTTTCTCAAGTGCCTGGTACTGCTGCCAGAAAGTGGTTCCTCCTCATGAGGGACTCAGCCTTCCATTTCAGAGGGCTCTCAGATCACAAGAGGTGTTGTGTTTCTCCCAGTGAGGTGGGAAGCGGTATTCTACCTGTGTGTGCTCATTCATGAAAGCCGCATAAGGCCAGGAGCTAGGAAATGCTAGTAAGCCTCACATTCCGGTAAGAGCTACTACCTACAGCCTACGTCACAACCTGTACAAGAATAATATTTGCCACTGTAGTGGGCTTTACTGAGAGCTGTCTATGCATCAGGTACTATTCTTAGCATGACATGGATCAGCCCATGGCAATCTCGTGCTACCTTAAGAGGACCACATTAGCTTCCCCTTTTTCAGGTAGGAAAACTGAGTACAGAGAGGTTCAGTAagttgcccaaagccacacagctcaGAAGCAAAGGAGCCCCTAGATGAACTCAGTCCAGATCCTATACGGTGACTAACAGAACTCAAAAGGCAAGCAAACCTGATGGATGCGGGTCATCAGAAGAACCATCGTCACTTTCCGACTCATCCTCATCATCCGCCTCGTCCTCCTCGTATGTGTTGTCAACAAAGGTTTCTGCAGCCTAGGATGAGAAAAGGAGTCATGATTGCATCTATATTCCATCAGCCTGATTTGGTCATTTCAAAGAAAACAGGTTCATGCTGGACTAATTGATGGCTATTTTTCATCACTTcaattaaaggttaaaaaaaaaatctaacctctAACAGGTGGCTCTAGTTGTCTTTCAGTTAGGGAGATACTCAAGAATGAAAGACTTCTCTGAGTGAGCAGATGGCAATGGTTTTGGGTTGGCATGTGGCCTTTGTTGCTCAGAGTCCAAACTAAGCCATAGTAGGGCCAATTGATGAACAGCTAAAAAAAATTCACGGCTGTCTCGAGAGGAGGCCACTTCTCAGGCCAGTGGGCTAACTGATCTTTGTGTCTCCACACTTTCCAGAAATgacagttctattttaaattttcatgataTGAATGACCACACATGGGAACTGGAAAGAGCCAAAATACCAGTTTGGTAACACAAAGGGTTAAAAGTCCAGAATCTGGAGGGAAAAGGCCTTCTAGAGGCATGTGACACATCAAAAGACAGGATTGCTGGGGTAGAAAATACTTGTGAAATAGACCCCCAAAAGCAGTtacaataaaggagaaaaaattgcTCAATTTGAAGTTCATGAAAATGAACTTCTGTTCAACAAAAGGCCTTATGAGAATATGAGACAAACTACAGCAATACCTACATATCTGTAGGGCTCATAAGCAGAGCAGGTAAAAAAAACTCCTACACATCACTAAGGAGGCCAACCACCAAACAGAAACATGGACAAAGGACTCGACAAGGCACTTCACCAAAGTAGATCTCAAATGGCCAAAAAGTAGATGAAAAGGCACTCGAGTTCATTTATCATCAGAAACTACTAAACAGTTCAGTAGTGTGCATATTAAGAACTTCTATCCAGCAGCAGACCAAGTTAGGATAGGCTATGAACTGGGAGAAGATCTATGCAGCACAAACGAGCAGAAAAGTAATATCATCCAGAACAGTGAAGAACCACAAGTCAGTGAGAAAAGAGAAGTATCAACCCAAAGGCTTTGGGCACAGACTCGAACAAGCATCTCACACAAGAAAAAACAGGATAGCTAATTAAAGATAAGAGAACGAGCTCCACTTTTTTCATAATCAGGGACAAGGGAGACTGATGCTTAAGTTACCACCAAATCAGCAAAAATGGAAAAGTCGGCAAGAAGGTGAAGCTACAGAAATTCTTATGTACTGCCGGCAGGGACACACAGAGTACCTTTGATGTATTTGAATCTGTCTTCCTCGTCCGCTTCATTATTTCCTCAATTCTctatttcaaggaaaataaaaaatcaaacacaaaaacggattaaaaacaaacccacaatccTGAAGAAGTTGATTACTTGTTTTCCACAAGCAGACAGCATCAGTACTGCTCCCAAGCCACAGATTTAACCACCTTGAGACCTTGGGTCAGCAGCCACACATCCTCCCAACCCCAGTATCAGTCATCTGGACAACATCTTGAGTGGTAGTAGCTAATGTTTTAGTCTGAACAGACCATGACTGaagcaaatattaatgaaaagaatGCACCCCAATGATGTGACATTGACAGAAGTCTGTTACTGGAAAGAATACACACATGAgagggaaataatttttcttccctGTGCACACCTCCTTCCCTGGTGAGAGACAGGCCTTGTAGCCTGAATGGGGGCCTCCTCTGATGCCAGAGGATCCCGATGAGTTGCACAAAGTGAGGTCCCATCTGATGAACAGCCCACACCACGGACTTCGAGAGAAGCCTGaacctcctgctccctcccactAAGCTGCTTGCAGTTTCCAGCCCAGTTTGGAAGAAACTAACTTCTGCCAACCCCTCCCTGTGACTGGAGGGATTCTTTCAAAGGAGCTTTGTTCCCAGAGGTTTGTGATATTGAGGTGTCACTATAGTGGTCACCAGTGGTCCATGATAGATAAGGTCAATAAGGGGAGACCCTTCCATAGTAGGGGGGAGATCCTTAGATAAAGAAGAGAGTTGCAGTGGGAAAACTACCAGAGGCTAGCATGCCACTTACTTGTGATTTTCAAGAACATGTTTTGATATCATGTGCCCaatgttatttttgaaaagaaccaAACCTCCAAAATAGAATGAAAGAGtaccttcttcctttctaatcgcTCTTGCAAATTCTGTAACATaattctctcctgctccttcttgCGTTTGTCAGCCTCCTCCTGAGCTTTTATCTTGGCGTCCCCTTTCTAAAAAATTTGCATAAAGATACCATTTATTCTCAATATATGAGTGATAACTGAAAACAATAGCTGAAAAAGTTAAATAGTTAAATGTTATCCAGCATAAAAGAATGTAACCTGAATGACAGCACCTATACACACCACACTCATGAATTACCAGTTTTCAAAGCATTAACTAAAAATGCACAAAACTAGGCTATCCTCTTGAGGATTTAGAAGCAACGTCAGTCCCCTCCAGGACCTCAGGGTTATCATTATACTGGTTATCAGGCCACTACAGTTTCAAAGTAAGTGATTATTTAGCTATCCATCAACACAGAAACAGGAGCCAAAAGTCTTACACCTTTCAAAAGCACGGAGAGGTTCCTTAAAGGTAGCTTCCTGAGGAATGCAAACGCACACAACCACTTACACAACATATAAGTGATTAAGTGATATACTAAAACTGGAATGAATATTAAGTAGGCTAGGTAGTGTTAATAATTcaaactgagggatccctgggtggcgcagcggtttggcgcctgcctttggcccagggcgtgatcctggagacccgggatcgaatcccacatcagtctcccggtgcatggagcctgcttctccctctgcctatgtctctgtgcccctctctctctctctctgtgactatcataaataaataaaaattaaaaaaaaaataataataataataattcaaactGAGTGTAGTCTGAGCTCagtttatagatttatttacCAGGTGATTTGAATTTGCATGGATAAGACATTCTTACTGGGGAACTGGAGGACTTTAAACTTTTCGAGGCATTCATAATTTTTATCGTCTCTGTTGGAGTTTAAGGAGTGCAGCTGTGAGCGTTGCCACAGAGTGCAAGATTGGGAAAACTCACATAGGACATTTAATCTGCGTGAGCAATGGGATTTCCTGAAACCAAGCTGCAATGTTGTTTAtgtagacaaaataaaaaactactaATCTGTAATTCTCagctttctgcttctgtttcacTTGGAAAATATTCTACGATTTTGCCAAGGGTGGCTGGGAATGACTTGTAGTAGCTTTGGGTAGCAGCTAGACTATAATGGGAAAATACAGCCAGTGAAGGCTACATATCTGTTCACCATCTTTCTTGGAGAGACAGATTTTTGCCTTGGGTTTCcaatgaattttagaatctgCTTCTCAACCCCTGATAGAGAGCCAACAAACCTGTAGCAGCACTTTCCGGTCTTCTGGATctggatattcttttttctttatttccttctgctgTTGCCCATCTTCCAGTTTTAAGAACTCTTCTTGTTGGCCTTCAATTGCTTTCTCTGCCATGTCCTTCAATTTGCTAATGACACAACACATTTAAACAATTTAGTATTTGTCTCAGTCTCTACTATATACAGCTTGCTATATagtacatgcatttttttaagtcatctctacacccaacatggggctcgaactcctgaccccaagatcaagagttgcatgctcctctgattgagccagccacaTACTCCCTgtacatgcatttaaaaaaaaaaaagatttacttatgggacacctgggtggctcagcagttgagcgtctgcctttggctcagggcatgatcccagagtcctgggattgagtcccacatcggtctccctacatggaacctgctcctccctctgcctgtctctgcctctctctgcatctcaaatgaatgaatgaatcttttttaaaaaataaataaaaattaaaaagatgtacttatttgagagagagagagggagggagagggggagagagagagagagaatatgccaggtgggggaggagcagaaggaaagaggaaatccCAAGCAAAACAcgaggcttaatcccaggacccgagatctgacctgagccgaaaccaagactgcgccacccaagcacccttgtACATgttttttaatagtgaaactgCTTCTGTACAGAACACAACTTATACTTACATCAGATTCACTGCATTTTCTATGTTATTGCACAGAATTTACATAATttcacactttttatttattttagaaattctgagtgtgcacatgtgtgcaagttggaggcagagggaaagggaaagaagcaaatttcctgctgagcacagagcctgaagcagggctcaacgcagggcttgatgcagggcctgatcccataAGCCCAAGATCATggcccgagatcatgacccgagccgaaaccagcagtcagatgctcaaccaagccACCGAGGTACCCCAATTTTACCCTTTTTAAATGGGGGAAACTAGCTCTTGGGAGTAAAAAAGATTTCTATCAGTTAGTGGGCTACTCTGTATCttaaaaggagacagaaaagaagagcACTCCTTAACTGTATTAAACACATGGGACCCTCCAAAAGGCCTCATTTTTACATACATTCACACCCAATCTCACATGTAATCATTTAAAAGAAGGCCTGGTGGTGCCCAGAGGAAAGCCATGTCAACAACGACCAGTATGCAGggctttttaaatgttaaattaggggtgtctgggtggctccattggttaaatgttaaatctgccttcggctcagggcatgatcctgggatgtggtctctctctcaagtagataaaatatttaagaaaataaaatattaaattagctGTTTACATGAATCATTGATGTTTAAGTTAACATGTTATTTTTGCTATTCACAACatcccctttctcctctcttccaaACCCATAAGGTGTACTGAAAGCATATGATTACATTTCAAACACTtactacttaaaaacaaactcaGGACTAGTTATTCTGTGCAGGCAGTGGACAGAGGTTTATATTCCAGAACCCTGAATCAGGTTAGCTTCAAGAAACCTTGAGATGGAATTAGAATGAACATGAGTGTACATGAGGTTTGCTGCCCACAGGCAAGCCTTCCAGCAAGGACTGATGAGAATGACATGTCACAAAGGTCACTGGAAGCACCCCTAGCAAAACAGGAGGAAGTACGCTTTCCAGGTTTACAAATTCCAAAGTTACAAAAGAAAGGGGCTAACCCTAGTGAATTCCAACAGAAATGGTCTGCCATGATCACTCAAGTGTTCCTGCTGAGATATGGGACCCTTATGGGGGGGTCTCCTTACGCATCTTAATGGTACAACTTAACAACACATGATGCATGGATACTAAAGACGGCTATACCAGCTATCTAGAAGACCAGTGTCCTCTCTGCTGGAGATGCTTGCCACATTTGTTTCGAAGGCAATGAGTCATTTCGGATTCACACTAAAGGAAAAGTCAGTTACTCTTTGAGTATTTGAAATACATCTAACCTGAAGGTACATTTTTGACTTTCAAAATCTGGGCCCTAGACAAGATAGAGTATAGAAAGAGTGGGTTGGTGCCAACCTTTGCTCCGtttccttttgttgcctttcttccttctctctttgttcACGAGCAAGGCGTCGTTTTTCTGCCAAAATTTTTGTTGCCTCCTCAGCATTCATAGTCCCTGGTGTGCTTTTATTACCAGACTCTAGTTGAAATTAACATGTAAAACAGTTAGCTTAGGGAACTTAACACCCTTAAGTCCAATAAAGAGGTACAAGACAACCAATGACATTAAAAACCCAAACAATATGCACATGgtctaaaatttataaacaacaaacaatcTATAAGTGATTACAGAACAGATTTGGTTCAAACCCCGAACCCCACTCCCAGTAACAGAAGAAacagtttgtctctttttaacaACTACTtgctccaaaataaaataatgtactcCTCCTTTGGTTTAGCCATTTTGAGAGATGTGATATTTTTCCTTATGGGAAAAAAGATTAAGACACACTGAATATAGAGGAAGACaaacacccaggcatcccctaaccagttactttttttttttcaaagattttatttatttattcatagagacacacacagagagagagagagagagaggcagagatacaggcagagggagaagcaggctccacgcagagagcccaatgcgggactcgatcctgggtctccaggatcacgccctgggctgcaggcagtgctaaaccgctgcgccaccggggctgcccccaaccaGTTACTTTTAACATCAGTTCCAAAAATGGATGTTCCAAAACAAGGGGGTAAGGGTAAGAAGCTCTGGCAAGAAAAAGTAAATAGTGTGCCAATGATTGGCTTAATTCTTTATCAAAAGAAGGCTCACTCCCTAAAGTTCTCAGAATTGGGGAATAAAATAAAGGCAACTATTCCCAAAGTACCTTAAGATTTTCTGGGTTGCCTAAATAAACTTAGTGAAAGAACTTACCTTCATAGACCATCTGCTTGTGGCTCACAGCCTCAGAGTTGTTAGAAGGTTTAGgcattccttctcttttctttccaagaGTACCTAATGCATTTTGCGCAAATAGGCTACGCTGAACAGGAATTATTttacaggaaagagaagaatgtgACAGTTTTGACATGACGGGTGAAGGTGATGGGGGGCGATTCTTTTGCAATTGCCTGCTGGGAAAAAGTAACCATTAATGGAGGAAATCTGATATGATGTTGTAATATATATGTGCTAATTAGTTTATAACATgccatttcataaaatatattgtcTTGATATTATGATATTTTATGATATGTTATTCCATCTTTAAAggcttttttctttatgttatgatgcattttctatatttatgtttgatgttatttcatttatgaaaCACTCGTGGAATTTATCATGGTAAAATACTTATCAGGAACAGCTGCAAATAAGGTACTTACTTTGCACTGATAGGAGAAGGTGGACGCCATGTACTTGCAGGAGAAGATGGCCATTTATAACATGGTATGTGTGATGATGGGCGCTTTTTGGCAGTAGGATTTGAGGCCTGTTTGTCCATTTCTGATTTCTGAACAGAGTAATTTGATCAGATTAAGAAATTAGCATTTACTTTACTGCAGCTGacttttttaagacaaaaataccCTGAATATAATACAATTATAGCTCCTTAAACtcctaattttccttttaagcaTAAGAATTAGGTACACAGATATGTTCTCCTAGACTACCAATTCAGATTACAAAATTCAAGATCACagaaataattatcttaaaaaatctttcacTTCAAATTCTACTTCTAAATCCTGATTAAAAGTTTTGCATTATTTCTCAAAAagcttttcttcacattttagaAACAGTTCATGTAAAAGTTACTCCCTTCTACTAAAAAATTAATCTACCTTCGAGGGGAAACTGGTACAATgaatatcagaattttaaatcGTTGAAGTTATcctattttactaattttattacaGAATGCTATAAATATGAACACGTTGCTTATGCTGTGAAACCTGACCTATCGTAACCTACACAAGTAAACATGCAGATTTTAACagaaaatttttcaataaaaggcATCTGACAAACCTTTGCAGAGTCTCTCACTTTCACCTTTGAAGATGTTTCTGGGCTCACCTCAGGGGATGCCTTGGGGGATGCTTCCGCACTCTCTTTGGGGAATACTTTCACACTAGCCTCAGGTGACGCTTCCACACTGGCCTCAGGTGACGCTTCCACACTGGCCTCAGGTGACGCTTCCACACTGGCCTCGGGGGACACTCCCACACTAGTCTTGGGAGATGCCTCCACACTTGCCTCAGATGATGCTTCCATGCTTACATCAGGGGATGCATCCATGCTCACCTCGGGAGATGAATCCACGCTCACCTCGGGGGACGGGTCCACGCTCACCTCAGGGGACACGTCCACGCTCACCGAAGGGGACGGGTCTACACTCACCGTGGGGGATGGGTCCACGCTCACCTCGGGGGACATGTCCACACTCACTTCAGGTGATGTTTCCATGCTCTCAAGGAGTGCTTCCACTTCTGTTTCACATGATGCTTCCATGCTCCCTTTAGGGGACCCTTCCATGTTCACCTTGGAGGTTGCTTCTATATTCACCTTGGGAGCGGGAGCTGCTTTCACATTCACCTCAGGGGCTGCTTCCACACTCACTGTGGCGGCCCCTTCCACGTTCACATTGGGGGCCACTTCTGCCTTTGCCTGGGGGGCAACTTCTGCCTTTGCCTCGGGGGCAGCTTCCACTTTTGGCTTGGGTGATGATTCTGCACTCACCTCACAGAGTGCTGCTTCTTTTTCCTGGGGAGGCACTACCTCGGAAGGCACTACTACTGATGACTTGTGAAGCACTACGTTACTCTTCAATTCGTCACTGCTCTGGCTACACAATGGCACGTTTATATTCTGGACTAAAGTACTGCGGGTGCCTGTGAGTGAATGAGAACAGAATGAAACTGCACACACTTAGAAACCTGACAAGACAGTATCACACCATGTGACAGTAta belongs to Canis lupus familiaris isolate Mischka breed German Shepherd chromosome X, alternate assembly UU_Cfam_GSD_1.0, whole genome shotgun sequence and includes:
- the MAP7D3 gene encoding MAP7 domain-containing protein 3 isoform X11, translated to MAERAGGSTSLRGLRERMVAAAHALAEERRNQSGLCSLPSQSSNIRSTFRPVIDGSVLKNDVKQRLAKERREEKKRQQEANKETQILEKERKTRIQYERQMEEKQRKLKEQKEKDEQRRISAEEKRKQKLQEERERFKAVLYRTLERSSRVDCHQKRWSWEGSTAVNSETKTVNKDSVSTEKLEQRASGLHKQMSLSSAGLQNSIAKKKTEKKRSSSLTRRSGKLQASAETDHVEEKPGARPPYTSLRESNLITRLLVPTKASIARSKSAASLSVPGKDTPGTRSTLVQNINVPLCSQSSDELKSNVVLHKSSVVVPSEVVPPQEKEAALCEVSAESSPKPKVEAAPEAKAEVAPQAKAEVAPNVNVEGAATVSVEAAPEVNVKAAPAPKVNIEATSKVNMEGSPKGSMEASCETEVEALLESMETSPEVSVDMSPEVSVDPSPTVSVDPSPSVSVDVSPEVSVDPSPEVSVDSSPEVSMDASPDVSMEASSEASVEASPKTSVGVSPEASVEASPEASVEASPEASVEASPEASVKVFPKESAEASPKASPEVSPETSSKVKVRDSAKKSEMDKQASNPTAKKRPSSHIPCYKWPSSPASTWRPPSPISANRQLQKNRPPSPSPVMSKLSHSSLSCKIIPVQRSLFAQNALGTLGKKREGMPKPSNNSEAVSHKQMVYEESGNKSTPGTMNAEEATKILAEKRRLAREQREKEERQQKETEQSKLKDMAEKAIEGQQEEFLKLEDGQQQKEIKKKEYPDPEDRKVLLQKGDAKIKAQEEADKRKKEQERIMLQNLQERLERKKRIEEIMKRTRKTDSNTSKAAETFVDNTYEEDEADDEDESESDDGSSDDPHPSDRPPKE